A stretch of the Cyprinus carpio isolate SPL01 chromosome B4, ASM1834038v1, whole genome shotgun sequence genome encodes the following:
- the LOC109073264 gene encoding gastrula zinc finger protein XlCGF8.2DB-like, which translates to MEFIKEESEDLKIEETLKHEDTDEHTDLMALKEESQDLNEMEENNQDEKYHDLMAGEKSFSYSQTHKTVTANLKVQSIGESPFTCQHCGRRFIRKEGFKSHLKIHTGENLFMCPRCRKSFTQKNNLKAHMRIHTGEKPYSCKLCEMSFRRKDCFRSHMTVHTGESPFTCQQCGKGFIRKESLKSHLKIHTGENLFMCPHCGKSFRQNKSLNSHLKIHTGENLFMCPQCGKSFTHKSTFNTHMRVHTGEKPYNCDQCEKSFRCKAQLNVHMRIHSGENCFICQQCGMSFSHRINLKIHMRIHTGEKPFTCPQCGKSFTIKGNLKIHIRVHTGEKPYKCVQCEKSFTYHSNLKRHLQTHSLKKILISTV; encoded by the exons atggagtttattaaagaggagagtgaagacctgaagattgaagaaacactcaaacatgaagatactgacgAACACACAG ACCTGATGGcgctgaaagaggagagtcaagacctgaatgaaatggaagagaaTAATCAGGATGAGAAATATCATGACCTCATGGCTGGAGAAAAATCTTTTAGTTACTCACAGACTCATAAAACAGTAACTGCAAACCTTAAAGTCCAGTCCATTGGAGAGAgtcctttcacctgccaacactGTGGAAGAAGATTTATTagaaaagaaggctttaaaagccacttgaaaatccacactggagagaattTGTTCATGTGTCCTCGGTGtagaaagagttttacacagaaaaataaCCTTAAGgcccacatgaggattcacactggagagaagccttactcCTGCAAACTGTGTGAGATGAGCTTCAGACGAAAAGATTGTTTTAGGTCTCACATGAcggttcacactggagagagcccTTTCACCTGCCAGCAGTGTGGAAAGGGTTTTATTAGAAAAGAAAGCCTTAAAAGCCACTTGAAAATCCACACTGGGGAGAATTTGTTCATGTGTCCTCATTGTGGGAAGAGTTTTAGACAGAACAAATCCTTAAATTCCCActtgaaaatccacactggagagaattTGTTCAtgtgccctcagtgtggaaagagttttacacacaaaTCAACCTTTAATactcacatgagagttcacacaggagagaaaccgtATAATTGTgatcagtgtgaaaagagtttcagGTGTAAAGCACAGCTAAATGTTCACATGAGGATTCACTCGGGAGAGAACTGTTTTatatgtcagcagtgtggaatgAGTTTCTCTCACAGAATAAACCTCAAgattcacatgagaattcacactggagagaagcctttcacctgtcctcagtgtggaaagagcttcacaaTTAAAGGAAACCTTAAGATTCACAtcagagttcacactggagagaaaccttacaagtgtgttcagtgtgaaaagagtttcacATATCACTCAAACCTGAAACGGCATTTGCAAACTCATTCTTTAAAGAAAATTCTTATTTCCACTGTGTGA